From the genome of Glycine soja cultivar W05 chromosome 14, ASM419377v2, whole genome shotgun sequence:
AGCAGTTTCATCAAAGAGCTTGTCCACACCTAAAGACTCACCACCAGGCACAATCCTCTGTAATGCATGAATCTTCCTCTCTATCTCTTCTCTGTCATCACCCccatcttctccttcttctttttcttcatcttcttcttcttgcacaGCATCTTTCACTGCCACTTCCTTCCTCCACCGCCTCCTGCTGCGGCGGAAAACATGCAAAGACTTGTGAGAAGGGGTGGGAGAGTTGTTGTTGTTCTGGTCTTCTGCAGGTTTTCTGAGGAATGTGGGTATGATAGTGTTATCTTCTTGTTCCATGGATGATGGTGATGGCATGTAGTTGTAGTAATGTGATGtgtgggagagagagagagagagaagggagaTTAATGTGTGAGGGAGTTATATGAGGTGTGGTTGTCTTGTGTGCGAGGGAGGGAAGGAGGAAGATGTTAAATTATTGTTGAGCTCTAGAAATGTCAATGCCAACGAAGCTGGTCCCACTGGTTTTGGCCTCAcaacacaaagaagaagaagaagcagcccCCAAGTTTTGGATTGGAGCAATGAGGTGGCCTTCACGCTCCACACCAAACACCccctcatcaatttttttacctTTCCCCTTTTAAATTCTCTCCTTTTCTTAATGCTATGCTACCACTAAATACATTCAAATTTTACTATCATGTTaggtatttgtttattttttaagttattttctaCTTTCTTATCTTGTCacgaatttgtttatttttataatatattcaaaatttataatagttttgtctttataacaaacaaaatttaaatgcaaTATCATAAATCCTGttgatgtttttaatttgttatcaaattagagtttaattttgataatctgCATAATAAAGAATGTCATTAAACATTACTGTGTATTACCGAAATAAAACTTAAACGAGCCCGCATCTAAATTTTATCTAATGCAGAATCCTTTGTTACAAGAATTATAGAAGtgaaactttaattttgattaaaaaaaaccaaataacACTTATAGATTTGtatctaaattttatctttataataattatttaaaaattatattaaaaatatttttaataaggttatagtataaaaaatttataataaaattaaagtattaTGTTACTTTATCATTGCTTATTGTTTTCTTCCTTGGAGGTtggaataaaaatatcatagtattctaatgattattaataaaaatatgttaaactaaatttttttaaggaatcaAACAATtactatttccatagattttaGAGGGTGTTGCAAGATCACAGGAAAGTGGCATCTTAGATGCACTAATGGGATATTTATGATCAATTATAACATACTAAACACATGCATCTTGCTAATAGTCTATAAAATATCTATGGGCATTAGATTTTAAGGATTCTTAACTAGTAAGATTCAAAAGAGgattttggagagagagagagagagagaggtagaATGGTGGAGGTAAAGGTGAAAGTATAAAGGTTACAAGTGACTGCAAATGCAACCCCGTTAAGGATTTGTGAGCTGTGGAGTGGAGATGTGAGAGCATAAAAAATGGTCCCACAGGACACAAAACAAAGGGGAGAAAGCACATGTGCTCACATGAATTCCTTGAACTTAACACCCACCCATGTGCCTCTCCACTCTCTTCTCTTTCATTCATATGCCATATGATCTCCATCACCACCCTTCGCATGACTGCCACGTGTTTACTTTCTAGTGACCCCACCTTGAGCCCCACAACCCCACCCCCCCTTCTAACCCTTTTAGGCCAAATTAATCATGTAAATTGCTAGAACCATATCAATCCCAACCCTATTAAACTAACAACTTGGGAATTTAAGGAAATCAAATACTCCTTGCTTAGCTAATTTAGGACAAGTTGGTTTTGTGGATAAAGAAGTTAAGTTCGCATTTAAGTGGCATTTTCGTATAAAAATATGTCACTCCCTTAATTAaagagaaaacagaagaaacatgaCTACAATGTGTTTATTAAATGATTGATTATATCGTATCCATAATAATAAAtgcctgtaaaaaaaaattcaataatctGAAATGAAAGGTATCAACTGCCTTGAATGATAGggcttttttcaataaaaaaaaatgttgcacagataataaatttaacagAACACATATAAAAATCGAGTCACTgtgtaaaacaaaaaagagaaataatagaAACAAGTTTTTTATTACATTCTTTTTAACCCTCTTTCTTTAATGggtttaaatttgttaaaaatatttagattttatgagtcttatgttatatttaatcattttttcttctaattttatagttttcaataaattttgactaattAGAGAGAATATATTTAAAGGTATGTTCCTAATactccttaaaacaaaaatcattgatcgtgagtaaaaaaataaagaaaacagaaataaaaggACGAAAGAAGTGAACGGTGATGAAAACTTGAGATATttgtaaaaaagtaaattatactAACTATTTTTCACCCaaatgagagagagaaacaacacaaatttttttatagccatttattatttgtatttaagttatacatcattttataaatgataaatttattaacttttaaaataattatttttgaaaaacgacattataaaattgatttataataTGATTATATAAGCATTCAACTCATTAAGAAATACTGGGAAGAATAAATTAAACACAACATTATAAGATAAATGGTAGATTAAAAATTGGACACACTAGATGGTGTTTGAATGGTGATGAGAGAGTGAAAAGAAGATTGATGGAGATATATGTTAGTTAATTTGGGAGTGATTGAGGTTGCAGCTTTGGTGAGGGTGTCGGTAATTAGTGAGTGGTGTGGCCCTGAGAGAGTGTGGTGGAGAATGAGAGAGGGGAGGTGGTGGTGTTTCCAAGAAGGAAACCAATCGGCGGATTGGGTCATGGAGATTGTATGAGAGATTTGGTTGTGTTGGGCATATGGGACTCCATGTGCTCAGACCCACTCGGATCCCTCTGTTCTTGTCACATTCACACACTACACcacccattttttttaatgccaCACTTTTTTTCAATCCTtcataattcttttaattttgttctgGAGGGTAATGGGGGTCCGTACCACCCTTTCTTGTACgaaaattgaaatcaaattgTTACATAGGGGCCTTGCTTTGCTTTGGCACATATCATTGATGAGAGAGCTATTATAATTCAATATCATGCATCTCTTCTAACTGCAAATGTGTGGACATCCTCCTACCTGAGTTTTGTTTCTGTTCACAATTTTTTAACAGACCTTCTTTCTCCGTTATCTATTCATCCTTTGGACTTATTAAGATCTCCAAAATCATCTTACTGTGCAATCAAATGAAGCTCTCACATGGTAGGCCTCTAGGGATACCTAATGACATTTTTCCATTATTTCCCCTCCTAGTAGGTCACGGAGGACATTGATATAT
Proteins encoded in this window:
- the LOC114383546 gene encoding transcription factor PAR1-like, whose protein sequence is MPSPSSMEQEDNTIIPTFLRKPAEDQNNNNSPTPSHKSLHVFRRSRRRWRKEVAVKDAVQEEEDEEKEEGEDGGDDREEIERKIHALQRIVPGGESLGVDKLFDETAGYILALQYQVKALRALTGFFEKLEKEKTKFGG